The genomic segment AGCAAGGACATCTGCCTGTAGGCGACCGCGTGCTTCGAGAGATCGTCGTAGATGCAGAGGGCGTGGCGGCCCTTGTCCCTGAAGAACTCCCCTATCGCCGCGCCCGCGTAGGGGGCGATGTACTGCAGGGGCGCCGCGGTCGAAGCCGTCGCCGAGACCACAGTCGTGTACTCCATGGCCCCGTGCTGCTCCAGCGTCGCGACGACGCGCGCGACCGAGGACTCCTTCTGTCCGATCGCGACGTAGATGCAGAAGAGGTCCTGTCCCTTCTGATTTATGATCGTGTCGATCGCGATCGAGGTCTTGCCGGTCTGGCGGTCGCCGATGATCAGCTCCCGCTGCCCGCGGCCGATCGGGATCATCGAGTCGACCGCCTTGATCCCGGTCTGCACGGGCTCCTTCACCGGCTGGCGCTGCACGACGTTCGGGACCTTCCCCTCGAGCGGGTACTGCGTCTCGGACACGACGGGGCCTTTCCCGTCGAGCGGCTCGCCGAGCGGATTGACGACCCGTCCGATGATTCCAGGGCCGACGGGAACGCTGGCGACCCGTCCGCTCCGCCGGACGGGATCTCCTTCCTTCACCAGCTCGTCGGATCCGAAGAGGACCACGCCGACGTTGTCCTCCTCCAGATTGAATACCATTCCGGTCACATCGTTCGGGAACTTCAGAAGCTCGCCCGCCATCGCATCCTGGAGCCCCCAGACTCGGGCGATCCCGTCCCCGACCTGCAGGACGGAGCCGACCGACGCGACATCGAGCTCGGACTTGTACCCCTCAAGCTCCTTCTGAAGAACCGCGCTGACTTCCTCGGGTCGAAACGTCATCCTCTGTTTCCTCTCTGCTCGGACTCGCCAGCCTTGACTCTACTTGAGGCGCGACCGCGCGGAGCGAGCGCCTCAGATCTCCTCATCACGGACTAGCGCACGCTCGTCGCGAGCATCTGCTCGCGCAACCTGGCCAGATCATGACGGATCGTGCGATCGAGAACCTTCCCCTCGATCAACACGAGCAGCCCCCCGATGACACCTGGATCCACTCCCGCGCGGAGATGGATCTTCTTGCCGGTGATCCGCTCGAGCCGTCTCCGCAGCCGCTCTGCCAGCTCCTCGGAGAGCGGGATCGCGGTCGTGACCGCGGCGACGACCACCCCCATGTGCTCGTCGGCGAGCTTGCGGTACTCAGCCAGGACATCCGGCAGATGCCCGATCCGCTTCTTCTTGAGGACCAGCATCAGGAGACGCACGAAGAGAGGCTCCGCCCGCTCCCCGAAGACCTTCTCGATCACGGCGCGCTTGTGCTCGTCGAGCTCGCGCGGCGACTCGAGAAAGCGAAGCAGAGACAGGTCCTTGGCGAGCAGCTTCTCCAAGGCGGCGCAATCGTCAAGGACGGGATCGATGCGCTCCCCCGCCCTGGCCGCCTCGAACAGCGCGCTCGCGTACCTGCGCGCAACCCCCTTGTCGATCATCCTGAGCCGTCCTAGTTCTTCATCCTGGGCCGTCTTAGTCCTTCATCTCCACACGCACCATCTCATCGATCGCCTCCTCGATGAGGCGCCGATGCGCGTCGGAGTCGAGCCTCGCGTGAATCGCCTTCTCAGCCGCCGCAAGGCTCATCCTGACCATATCCTCCTTGAGCGCCAGCTCGGCCTTGTCCTTCTCCAGCTCGATCTCTTCGCGGGCGCGCTGGATCAGGTCCCGGGACTCCTTGCGGGCCTCCTCGTGGATCTCGCCGGCGACCTTCCGCCCCTCAGCGACCGCCTCCTGGATCTTGGCCCTCGCCTGCGCGTCGATCGTCCGGAGCTGCTGATCGTAGGCGGCCTTCAGTCCGGCGTTCTCGGCCTTCGCCTTCTCGATGCCGTCGAACTCGCTCTCGATGCGGGCCCTCCGCTCGTCAAGCAGGCCGAGGATCGGCCTCCAGGCATATCTGCGCAGCACCAGGACGGCGGCGGTGAAGGCGACCGCGTGGGTCGCCACCTCGCGCCAGTGCGGACTGAGGACGTTGATCTCAGATGCCATCTTTTCCGCCTCTTCGGAGCTCCCCGCGGGAGCCTTGCGTCGAGCCGTTACTCTACGAGAGCTTGCCCTGGAGCACGAAAACGGTCACCAGCGCGTAGATCGTGAGCGCCTCGATGAAGGCGCATCCGATCACCATCGCGATCTGGATCTTCCCCGCCGCCTCCGGCTGGCGGCCCATCGCCTCCATCGCGCCGGCCACTGCCTTCCCGAGGCCGAGGGCCGAGCCGAAGGCAGCGAGGCCGAGACCGAGCGGTAACGCCAATCCAAGCAGGTTCATCTCTTTCAAACCTCCGCTGTTGATGTGGAGGGCGCCGCGCGGGCCCCCTCCGGTCCGAGTTCAGTGCGCATGCTCCTCCTCATGAGGGAGCATCTGCGAGATGTAGATCGAGCTCAGGAGCGTGAAGACCAGGGCCTGGATCGTGCTAAGCAGGAGGCCCAGGAAGATGAAAGGAAACTCGAGCGGCAGGCCGATCGGCGAGCCTATCAACGCGAGGGTCCCGACGCCGAGCCATGTGAAGACCGCGATCAGGACGTCCTCGCCCATGATGTTGCCGAAGAGTCGAAGCGAAAGGCTCACGGGCTTGGCCAGCTCGCCGACGATGTGCAGGGGCAGCATCAGGGGGACCAAGCACCACCCCATGACATCGCGCGGAGCGCCGACCAGGTGGAAGAGATATCCGCCGGCCCCGAGCTTCCGGAAGCCGGTCGCGTGAACGTACAGGAAGACGACGGCCGCGAGGCCGAGGGTCGTCTCGAACAGGGAAGTCGGCGCCTTCAGGAGCGGCACCAGTCCCGAGAGGTTCATGAACCA from the Candidatus Eisenbacteria bacterium genome contains:
- a CDS encoding F0F1 ATP synthase subunit alpha, producing the protein MTFRPEEVSAVLQKELEGYKSELDVASVGSVLQVGDGIARVWGLQDAMAGELLKFPNDVTGMVFNLEEDNVGVVLFGSDELVKEGDPVRRSGRVASVPVGPGIIGRVVNPLGEPLDGKGPVVSETQYPLEGKVPNVVQRQPVKEPVQTGIKAVDSMIPIGRGQRELIIGDRQTGKTSIAIDTIINQKGQDLFCIYVAIGQKESSVARVVATLEQHGAMEYTTVVSATASTAAPLQYIAPYAGAAIGEFFRDKGRHALCIYDDLSKHAVAYRQMSLLLRRPPGREAYPGDVFYLHSRLLERAAKLKDELGGGSLTAIPIIETQAGDVSAYIPTNVISITDGQIYLETDLFYSGIRPAINVGLSVSRVGGKAQTKAMRRVAGRLRLDLAQYRELAAFAQFGSDLDRATRSQLIRGEKTVEVLKQGLYQPLPLEKQLMIIFAAVNGYLDELPTSSLARFERELFAYMDKEYPDVGHVLATTKALDEATEKKLHEAVGKLRDSFSASPGK
- the atpH gene encoding ATP synthase F1 subunit delta, whose protein sequence is MIDKGVARRYASALFEAARAGERIDPVLDDCAALEKLLAKDLSLLRFLESPRELDEHKRAVIEKVFGERAEPLFVRLLMLVLKKKRIGHLPDVLAEYRKLADEHMGVVVAAVTTAIPLSEELAERLRRRLERITGKKIHLRAGVDPGVIGGLLVLIEGKVLDRTIRHDLARLREQMLATSVR
- the atpF gene encoding F0F1 ATP synthase subunit B, with amino-acid sequence MASEINVLSPHWREVATHAVAFTAAVLVLRRYAWRPILGLLDERRARIESEFDGIEKAKAENAGLKAAYDQQLRTIDAQARAKIQEAVAEGRKVAGEIHEEARKESRDLIQRAREEIELEKDKAELALKEDMVRMSLAAAEKAIHARLDSDAHRRLIEEAIDEMVRVEMKD
- the atpE gene encoding ATP synthase F0 subunit C, with the protein product MNLLGLALPLGLGLAAFGSALGLGKAVAGAMEAMGRQPEAAGKIQIAMVIGCAFIEALTIYALVTVFVLQGKLS
- the atpB gene encoding F0F1 ATP synthase subunit A gives rise to the protein MMRRVALLLLLAIAVGAPSICSGGEASRAPAHHEAEAHDAKAHDTKAHDAKDEGVLLELPDLIHQIKVHFGGPAHREDSLVGFFFAWRGNIFALLVLLLISVLLLRGAAQKSMIPGRFQNAIEYVVESFYDFMRGILGRHAREFTPFLGTLFLYIWFMNLSGLVPLLKAPTSLFETTLGLAAVVFLYVHATGFRKLGAGGYLFHLVGAPRDVMGWCLVPLMLPLHIVGELAKPVSLSLRLFGNIMGEDVLIAVFTWLGVGTLALIGSPIGLPLEFPFIFLGLLLSTIQALVFTLLSSIYISQMLPHEEEHAH